One Leptodactylus fuscus isolate aLepFus1 chromosome 11, aLepFus1.hap2, whole genome shotgun sequence genomic window, attcatgtccccacatctctgcccccagaatcatgtccccctatctctgccctcagattcatgtcccccccatctctgcccccagattcatgtccccctatctctgcccccagattcatgtccccctatctctgcccccagattcatgtccccctatctctgcccccagattcatgtccccacatctctgcccccagtgtcatgccatcctctccttcatctgccccccagtttcatgttccagctcactgtgtacacacaaaaaccacttatactcaccttttcttcGCTACCCCGCCGCACTTTCCGCAGTCTCGCTTAACACAGTTTTATGCGCGATGTGACattatcacatcgcgcctacacggccactagccggagtgcagtggcaaagcaaggagctgagctgtgacagctccttgctttagttgcgtatgtattcaactcagatctgcgtcctccagacgcagatctgagttgaaatcgggacatacctccctccaaccgggaccgcgggacacgtcaccgaaattgtgaatgtcccgcggaaatcgggacggttgggaggtataccTATGTGTCATGGTCCCCAAATTTAAGTTGAGCTCCAGCTTGTTTTTCTGAGCTTAACCATAGATATAATTATTTTCACTAAATATGACAGTGTCATGGGCAGTGGATTGTGGATCCTCAGTACTACTGAGCCGTTTTGGCTTTGGGCCACCTCTAAGGGGATCATTCAAACAGACTCTCTGGTTTTCACCAGTTAAACCCCATGTGAAGATCTGCTCTTTGCTGTAGGGAATCCGCCAGACCACTACAgagaaagggtccattcacacggaggaaaatggctctGAATTTGGTGCCGAATTTCAGCGCTTAAaaacaagcctcccattgacttcaatggattcctttttctgctagctgaactgaaattctactagcagaaaaaggaacccattgaagtcaatgggaggcgcttttttcagcgctgaaattcagcaccaaattcagcgccattttcctccgtgtgattgGACCTAAATAGGATAAAATGCACAATACTAAAACCAGGACAGGTGAAAGCAAAATGTTACCAGTGTTGTCTGGTCACAACAAGGCCACAACAAGTTATCTCCTCTCTACTGGATAGGGTGCAACTTGCTGATCCTTCAACAATCACGAGAACTGAGGTGTTTTACACCCTAATTTCAATGGAGCAGCTGGATAGAAATGTGTGTcatccttccattcatttcaaagggacctccagagatagccaaagtagaGCACCCAGATGGAGAGGAGATAACTTGTTATGACTGGACAACCCTTGAAGCTTAGGATCATACATGAAGCATGAGTTTCATAAAAATATATACTGCGGTATTTACAAGTGGATGCTAGAATGTTTCCTCATTCAGGAAATACTGAATTAGTTATAAGGTAGAGGGATTTGGGTGTTGTACAGTTAGAATGTTTCCTAAATATCAAATGATGGACATTAAAACATCTGACCATTTATATATCCATTTCTTAAACTTCTGAGATGACTTCAGCTTATGACAAAAACGTAGCACAATAagactatattcacatctgcattagagcCTCCAGTGCAGAATATTTCACCCGGTGAAGTCAGGGGGAAAATAATGGATTactgatagaccccattatagccacaTGGGGCGCATTAGGGTGCATGACGTCACCCAGGTGGCTGAGAAAAAATACCAGACTCTGCAAGAAAGCCTAGAAcgagacagaaggtgagtataaatgttattTTGTTACTCCTCCCCGGGCCtcctcctattatactctgtggtctctccagaacccagagtataactaTTTCATTTCTGGTTCTACCTGAACAAGTTTGGGACAAAATGTACCAAAGGATAAACTCGTCCAAAAACTCATCCGAGACTAAACAGATTCTCAGAGATTTGCCCTTCTCCATTACAGTCCTACCAATACTAACAATAATTCTCTTTATcatgttaccgtatatactcgaatataagccaaatttttcagcacagtttttgtgctgaaaaaaagcccccctcggcttatactcgagtcaagcaaaaaaaaataaaaaaaaaaatttttttttttttttttttttttttttttggggggggggggtctatgaccagccgcaatagtaatgtatagaatctcccataaaatagttttttaaaaaaaagctttaaaaaaaaatataaaaaatatagtaaataaaatttctaaatccctcctttccctagaatacatatagaagtagaaaattactgtgaaacacaaacacattaggtctccctgtgtctgacagtgcctggtctactgaatataggggatctgcagtgctcctcttccgtcaggaaggggttaataggagcactgcagatcccctatattcagccaggctgaattccaagtgggggaaaaaaaaacagtcctcaagctcagggaaggggcagacagacaaccaaaacaccccctcccctttcccagcaactactgcacccaaaaactctgaccattttaatttttgaaattttccagtagctgctgcattcccccctcagcttatactcgagttaataagttttcccaggttttttgtggtaaaattaggggtttcggcttatattcgggtcggcttatactcgagtatatactgtatttcctcTGGCCTAGCGAGGACCTGCTACCTTAATGCAAAGATACATCTGCTTGTCATACCAACATTCACCTGTTGGTGATGTGGATTGGATGTGCAAGACTGATGGTCATACTATGGGCATGtccacatttttttaaaattttttatgttttggtaTGTTTTTGTGAATACTTCTAATCATAAAGGATCATACTTATTTTTATGTGCATCAGTTTGTAGCAATCATCAAAAGACATATGTTAGTGTGAATGAGCCTCAAGTCCAGAAGCTAGACATAGTTATATTTCAATGACATAGTACTTGTTGATTAAATTAaacatttctttttatttttgtgttcatTTTGAATGTGAGAGAGAAAGAACAAGGTTGTTCCTGTACAAAAAATAACCAACTAAATTCTAATCCATTCTGTGGTTTACAGTAGTAGGTTAGTTATTAGTTCCTAAGGCTAACTACACATCCAAAGATAATTGCTTTCTATGGCATGATTCTGCTTCAACAAGCTATTGTAAATTTACTATTGTATAATCACTATTaataattttcctttttttttcattctatagGAAATGTCAATGGAGTAACAAGCAATGAAAAGCCTTCTGTTCCACCAGATTCTCCTCCCGCAAAATCAGAGTCATCTCATGGGAGACATCCAGGAGGAAGAGCAGCAACACCCCACCCTCAGCAATTGCCATTAAGGAAAACTTTCAGCGACCTTGGTCATATACTACAATCACCAAGCAGTATGGATAGTACAACCATGATATATTCCAATCCTCCATGTAATGGATCCAAGGATACTGCTAACAGTCAGGGAAATACATTCAACTATATGACACCATCTAGTCCAGTAAAAAGTCAACAGGTGCATGCCAGTGAGCTAGGAAAAAGTTCTAGCACAACCATGGCGTCTCCTGGAGTTAGTAAAAGTGGTTCTTTTAAGATAAGGAAAGACAACATAAGGACCAATTTAGGAAGCTCTTGTTCAAGTGCAACACTCCCATCACCATCTGTAGAACAAATAAAGACCGAGAAATCAAAATCTGTTTTCTACCCTAGTCATTCAGTAGCAAGTAACATGAATAACTGCTCGACCTTACCACCATCTTCCACTGAATGCACATTCAGAGAGAGGTCACTGTCAATGCCCACAGACTCGGGGTCCATGTCTTCAGTAGACATTACTTACACAGAAAACAGGAGAGGAAGTGGAGATTATGCCCTAAACTATCCCAGTGGAAGCTCTGAGGAAAGCACAAGTACCGAAAATGTCTCTGCTGTATCTGAGCAAGAAAACCTAGAACGTAGAAGATCCAGAAGTATCTCATTGAGAAAGCCAAAGAAAAAGCCTTCTCCTCCCGCACGTAGTGTTTCCTTGATAAAAGATACCTGTAGTCAAAAATTACAGCCAGTAGCTACCATGCCAAAGGACCAAAGACCTAAAAGTCTCTGTATTGCATATGATAGTCAAGGAAATAGCTATGTCCAGACATCCATGCAAGGTAATGCCACCATGCCAACATCAAGAAGCATGCATTTTAATCAGAACTGGAATCTCAGTGATTGTAGGTCCAATGATTTGCACAGGACATTATCTGGCTCTAGTACAGCCACAGGTACCACAGTGATAGAGTGCAAAAGGGTACAGGGGAGTTCAGAGTCACTTACATCTCTATCCAATTCAAGAGCCACAACTCCTTCCCAAGTTTCTATAGATACAGATTCCAAGATGTCATCACCTGGGAAACCTCCAGGTTTGATGTCCCCATCTAGCGGTTACTCAAGCCAGTCCGAGACTCCAACGGCAGTGCCAACATCATTAATTTTAGGGCACTCACCTTATCAGACCAATAAGGTAAGGCCCATGGTTCCTGAAAGAAAATCATCTCTACCTGCTGTTTCTCCAATAGAGAGAAGTCCTAGTGTCCGACAATCTTTTGATTTACCTTTAACACCACCCACACATCTGGATTTGACAGGAGTAAGAAAGTCTTCGAAAAATAAGGCAAGGACTAGCAGAAACCATTCTGAGTCAACTTTTAGCTCTAAAAATCAGAATCAGAAAACCAGTCCAGTACAACCCATAATGCCAATGGTAACTCAGTCAGACCTAAGGTCAATTCGTCTTAGATCAGTCAGCAAATCAGAAACAGACGATAGTTTGGATATTATAGATCACATTGATGAATTGACAGATGAGGCTTTCCCATTGCCAGAAAAAAAGACAAAGCCACCAGTTGCTGAAAAACCGCCAATGTCAAGAAGACCGAACAGCCTTTCTTACAGATCTACTGCAGTGACACCAgaatcacctgtgatgtcaccatcTTCACCTGGAAAATATCTTAGAGATCAAGCATCTCCTCAAGATGCCTACATGGTAATTGGAACAATGCGCCCCAGAAAGAATTATGATAGTGAAACTCGTGTGGAGACACCACCTTCCTTAGACCCGTCCCCACCTCCCGAAAATTACTTCCAAACAGCATCTTCAGATATTCGAATTTTCTCACAGGGCAGTACTGATGAAGATGAACTCATCAAGGGAAAACTATTTCCAGAAAGAATATCTCTCCAGAGTCTGACTTATATGGATAAAAAAAGAGTAAAGGTCCCACCACCTATTCCGAAAAAGCCTAGCGGTATACATTTACCAGTGACTAGTccaccacctccacctcaaaTTGTATCATCCTCATCTGAACAAAGGTTGTCTCCCATTGTCACTATGTGTTCTGGAGCCAGCTCCTTTCCGGATATTATTGAATTTCAGAAATATAGTACTGAAGGAGTCTTTCATGCTGCGCAACCAGATCTTGTGTCTGTGGACTCATTCCCAGGTGAGTAATATTCACTGTGTATAATACATCTACATGTACATTTGATACAGTTTGATTTTAATAGTACACTTATCTGAATGAGGTTACTTTGCAGGTTGGATTCTCCAACCCTCTTTTAGATGAATGGGACAGTTGCAAATATttcttggaggatctgaggttacgtgtgggcaggtagtgggagattagttcagagatatatggaggggacagggtgtagatcgctttgaatgttaacgttaatagcttgaactcaattcgctgggctataggtagccagtggagggactggcagaggggagcagccgatgaagatcggggggtgaggtggattaagcgagcagcgcagtttaaggtggactggaggggggcgagggtgtttgcagGGAGTCCAtgaagaagggtgttgcagtagtctaagcgggatattatgagggcatggacgagcatcttggtagtttcaggggtgaggaaggagcagattcgatggatgttcttgagctggaggcggcaggaggtgttgagggtttgaacgtgtgacttaaaGGATAGGTCCAGTGTTATGCCAAGACATCGTGCCTGTGGGactggggaaagtggggttccgttaactttgatagatgggtcgggtggagggtGTTTGTGTGGCACCCATGAATAACAGCAGCACAGGAAATCATGTGGCCCTGGAATTGGGTGCCCGATTGAATGAGGAAACCAGAAAAACAGTCACCGACAAAATAAGGCTGTATTTCATTGTTTCTGCCTTTCTGTTCATTCCATATGAGTGTTGTGTATGCACTGGGTGAGATAGGTCACATAACCATGCTGTCATGACCAAAATTCAGAACAACCGTAACAGTTGTAACTTATGAAGGTTGATTTACTATCTACTGGGCCTGCCATGGTATTTCTATTTATAGGATACATAATgtgcccctgggctggagatatatTGGTGCCATTCTCTGCCAACTaacggcaccgatctctgccaaccgtcagaagggcgttcttgacagtcagctgggcggtgaggaacgcccccctgacagtacttgtccatagcccttTACGATcaaagggggtgttccttaccgcccaagaatgacgctgagctgtgaggaacagctCCACAGTATAAgtgtatggatgagtactgtcaggaggggcgttcctcacaacccagctaaactgtcaggaacaccaTTCTAATGGTGGGCAGAGAAACTAACGGcatcgatatctccagcccgggggcacataaggagaaagtcaacagtgcactgaattctggcGGTATATAAAGCCGCATGAGTAGGGGAACATgtaggaattcagcgcactgttggctttctggcgGTATATAAAGCCACATGTGTAGGagaacaacatgaaaggtcctctttaaaggtacattcacacggcagaaaattaAAAGAAATTCCTCCaagatgaatgagcctaatcaacAGGAACCCCCAagccgcagaatccacggcaagatcaagcaggactgtttttttctgatCTGCCAcggattccttttttttttttactctaatgGCACTGTGCCATAAAATCGAATCCATTGTATCATAATTTGACTGTATTTTTTAATCCCATTGTATGTTTGTACCATAGGAAACCACATGGAAATGCAAGAAGAAAGCAAGTGTGTATCAAGTAAAACAGCAgactccatcattgaagatgatgATGAGGTGTTTGTGAGCTCACGAACCACTGAGGACTTATTTACGGTGATTCACAGGTATGAGCTCTGATGCTAGAAATAACtaatctatagagatgagcgagtagtattcgatcgagtaggtattcgatcgaatactatggtattcgaaatactcgtactcgatcgagtaccactcgctattcgaatggaaaaatttgttgcagaaccagcgttgattggctgaatgctatacagtcggccaatcaacgctggttcttctcctaactttagaagtcttctccgtgcagcttcctcgcagcgtcttccagctctgaatacactctgccaggcatcgggcctgggcagagccgactgcgcatagcCGCGCTAGTCCGATGCCTgggagagtgaattcagagccggaagacgccgcggggacgctgcacggagaagacttctcggaggatccaacttggtaagttcaatttgatcgaatgttgcctacccctgaaacgagcatttttcccccagtcgaatattgagggactactcaaaacgaatatcgaatctcgaacattttactgttcactcatctctactaatctatcatttatttaaaaaaaatcccaaatatttttggcatgtggataACGGAAACTTTGCATCATTTTTTATTCAGGTCAAAAAGGAAGTTACTGGGTTGGAAAGACTCTGGAGACCAGTTTGGTAGCAGACAAAGTTCAGTGTCACCAGTTAAGAATTCATCAAGCTCAAACAGTGACTCTTCATATGGAACCTTGAGCATAAGTCGGACTTCCAGCAAAAATGAAGACTTTAAGGCTCTTCTCCAAAGGAAGGGCAGCAAAAGCAGCCTGGGTAGCCGGCCATCGGCTGCAGAGCTTTTAAAAACCACAAATCCTTTGGCGAGGAGGGTGATGAATGAATTTGCTCCAGAAATAGAAAAAAGTGGCAATACAAAAACTTTGCCTTGACGACTTTTCTTGAGGAAGAAGCAGTGCAATCATTAATAAGAACGTACGTGCCAAATTTACATCTTAGTAAGTCAGACGGGAATTTACTTAACACTTCAAGACACCTGGCCTGGCACAGTGCATGAACTGAGAAGAGCTTTTAGGCCATTTTCTTATAAGGAAACCGAACTAACACGTTCACAGGAAACAAATCTGTATCTTTCTCAAGTTAGCTAAAGTGACCTAGAATACTCAAAGTGGACGGTAGTTTCTAAGCCATGTTGTGAGACACCACCTGTAATAATGTGACATCTACCACATCTCCTTCCTGGACTGTACAGGAATATGTGCATGGAATCCAGATATTGTTTTGCAATTACTATGAGCTTTGCATTTTGTAGTATATAGTTCATTTTATATGTTTCTCCAATCCAAACATGAGCTACAGTATGATCTGACAACCCTTTTTTTCTGTAATACATAGCATACTGAAATTGTATATATCCACTGAACCAAAATACCAATAGCTTAATAGAAATCTACCAACCATACCATTGACTAACAATGTAATATGCAAATCATTTTGGACCATTCCAACATACTTAAAATTTTACACTATCTTTTGGAAATCTTTTGAGCTGTGTTGAAGGAGCCAAGCATATTGTCACGGGAGCCTTCACATCTCTATATCTTTGAATGTAACCATTACTTCTTTTAATATACCGGATTAACTTTTTCAACCGTAGTGGTCCTCTAAGTGCTGGCAAATGTCACATCATGATGGCTCCATTTCTATCCTAGATTTAGTGGCCTTTTAATCTAATACAGTTATGTAAAGGGGACATGTGTGTGCTATATTGTCCAACTTTTTCCAATGGAAATTGAACTACTCAACGGTTTGTACAGCTATCCTGGTGGTGTTTATGTACATGTAGATATTGTAGATACTGCCAGCTATTCCTCTAATACCGTGTTGTATTTCAAGTTGCTGTACGTTCTTACATTTGACCTATACAGGAGCAAGTGACATAAGGTCATGGAACATCTTCACACAATCATTTACCGGGACAGTAATGTGAATATGATACCATTTGTGAATTGACAATCATAATTTTCAGATAAAGTGCTGGTGACACCATGATCATGTACAATAGTCCGAGGGGCATGTATAGAATATAATGCACtgctaaaaataataatactcataataataaagaaaaacataTATGCATATGGAATAGAAAGTGTTACTTTATGAGATAATAATATGGCATGTTTGTCATTCTCCTTCTGAAAACTGGCTCTTAATACAGGCATAGAGGTAAAATATAACAAACTAGTGAAAGGCTTTCGTGCTATACATCAGACCCTTGTATGTCTACTAAACAattaaggggcattcacatggtgctGATTTTGCCtcgataactcgcagcagaatcagcgctgataaaaggtctcccattgacttccgttTAACGCgtgcaacccattgaagtcaatggaagtctttttatcgacgctgattctgccgtgagttattgtggcagaattagcgccacgttactccgtatgaatgcccccttagtaaagATGTCGCTTCAAGGTATTGTCCATTTAAAGTAGATTTCCGGCaggtgatgacctattcttaggataagctGTCAATGTCTGACTGGTGGTGGCCCATTACCTGTACCATTGGCTGTATGAACAGACAGGGCACTCCAGTGATCACTGCTTCCACTTCGCAGGCCAGTAACTTCAAATTCACTTGTCGCATGgcctcagtcccattgaagtgattgcggctgagctgtaataccaaataTAGCACTGTGTATGGTATTTAGTGACAGGCTATACTGCTCTGCAGTCTCTACAAACAACGGATCAGTGGGAATCCAAGGTGCTGTTCACCCACCGATCTCATGTTGATGACCAATTCTAAGGATAGATATTACAATGCTGTAAAAACCTTTTTAAGCCAGggctccacgttgcaaaaataCAGCATTTCCATTGTAGCAAaatatgctgcgttttacagtgtctgcaaagtggat contains:
- the NHSL2 gene encoding NHS-like protein 2 isoform X4, translating into MAKALTSITRGKAASTLDHNKLSNWQQQPVNVFLSSKRPPCVEELHQEAELNLQTLLQGDCFAEEFEDRYLDTKVTGQTFRYSALSQSTTLPPETPTRSTPRRLEFVYLPTNRRVSEDETTTVGVRPRETCLSLPTTPDKQVAWIKAFPFPIPEERRWHQSNSIQTNIVPINVSGELFDKHASSHHSLFNTETAVNPKTTLRRRRTIIGFSHHQAQDQEERKTSAVSESTPKKTAAGNVNGVTSNEKPSVPPDSPPAKSESSHGRHPGGRAATPHPQQLPLRKTFSDLGHILQSPSSMDSTTMIYSNPPCNGSKDTANSQGNTFNYMTPSSPVKSQQVHASELGKSSSTTMASPGVSKSGSFKIRKDNIRTNLGSSCSSATLPSPSVEQIKTEKSKSVFYPSHSVASNMNNCSTLPPSSTECTFRERSLSMPTDSGSMSSVDITYTENRRGSGDYALNYPSGSSEESTSTENVSAVSEQENLERRRSRSISLRKPKKKPSPPARSVSLIKDTCSQKLQPVATMPKDQRPKSLCIAYDSQGNSYVQTSMQGNATMPTSRSMHFNQNWNLSDCRSNDLHRTLSGSSTATGTTVIECKRVQGSSESLTSLSNSRATTPSQVSIDTDSKMSSPGKPPGLMSPSSGYSSQSETPTAVPTSLILGHSPYQTNKVRPMVPERKSSLPAVSPIERSPSVRQSFDLPLTPPTHLDLTGVRKSSKNKARTSRNHSESTFSSKNQNQKTSPVQPIMPMVTQSDLRSIRLRSVSKSETDDSLDIIDHIDELTDEAFPLPEKKTKPPVAEKPPMSRRPNSLSYRSTAVTPESPVMSPSSPGKYLRDQASPQDAYMVIGTMRPRKNYDSETRVETPPSLDPSPPPENYFQTASSDIRIFSQGSTDEDELIKGKLFPERISLQSLTYMDKKRVKVPPPIPKKPSGIHLPVTSPPPPPQIVSSSSEQRLSPIVTMCSGASSFPDIIEFQKYSTEGVFHAAQPDLVSVDSFPGNHMEMQEESKCVSSKTADSIIEDDDEVFVSSRTTEDLFTVIHRSKRKLLGWKDSGDQFGSRQSSVSPVKNSSSSNSDSSYGTLSISRTSSKNEDFKALLQRKGSKSSLGSRPSAAELLKTTNPLARRVMNEFAPEIEKSGNTKTLP